A stretch of the Paenibacillus dendritiformis genome encodes the following:
- a CDS encoding YqkE family protein, with translation MAKKRGRNAAPQGTAPSAQDKPATLKDLLRPDIVAQLKEQATVLKAEETQRKEKERRQAEEARAAEQKRLDNDFTYLLNNSSMDWRKYK, from the coding sequence ATGGCGAAGAAGAGAGGCCGGAACGCCGCTCCGCAAGGGACTGCCCCGTCTGCCCAAGATAAGCCGGCGACGCTGAAGGATCTGCTTCGGCCCGATATCGTAGCGCAGCTGAAGGAGCAGGCTACCGTGTTGAAGGCGGAGGAAACGCAGCGGAAGGAAAAGGAGAGACGCCAGGCGGAGGAAGCCCGTGCGGCCGAACAGAAGCGGCTGGACAATGACTTCACTTATTTGTTGAACAACAGCAGCATGGATTGGCGCAAGTATAAATAA
- a CDS encoding PadR family transcriptional regulator: MAAKHSDTTYAILGLLTTDCHTGYEIKQMMDTSLNHFWKISYGQIYPTLKKLVEDGWAVVTDTAQESKPDKKEYHITPQGMQALQAWLQEPLQQLHAHKNEFLLKLFFHRHQETDATVRQIQRFNSMLQERYQMYEAIENQIMTHCSDEEDLQYWLLTLDYGKRVVRAEIEWSDAAMRRFQQKSKKEEIGWENQSLADATR; encoded by the coding sequence ATGGCTGCTAAGCACAGCGACACGACCTATGCCATTCTTGGGCTGCTGACGACCGATTGCCACACAGGCTATGAGATCAAGCAGATGATGGATACCAGCCTCAATCATTTCTGGAAGATCAGTTACGGACAAATCTATCCGACGTTGAAAAAGCTCGTCGAGGACGGATGGGCCGTGGTCACCGATACCGCCCAGGAATCGAAGCCCGACAAAAAAGAGTACCATATTACGCCCCAAGGAATGCAGGCGCTGCAGGCCTGGCTGCAGGAGCCGCTTCAACAGCTCCACGCGCACAAAAATGAATTTTTGCTCAAGCTGTTCTTCCACCGTCATCAAGAGACGGATGCGACGGTCCGGCAGATCCAGCGATTCAACTCGATGCTCCAGGAGCGTTATCAGATGTACGAAGCGATCGAAAATCAGATCATGACGCATTGTTCGGATGAAGAAGATTTGCAATATTGGCTGCTTACGCTCGACTATGGCAAGCGCGTCGTTCGGGCGGAGATCGAGTGGAGCGATGCGGCGATGCGGCGGTTCCAGCAGAAAAGTAAGAAGGAGGAGATAGGATGGGAAAATCAATCTTTGGCGGACGCTACACGGTAG
- a CDS encoding DUF4188 domain-containing protein — MGKSIFGGRYTVEDREQDIVVFLIGMRVNKWWAVHQWWPVFTAMPPMIRELYTNPGLGFLSLETTVNFRTILMVQYWRSFEDLTAYARGPEHLKAWRRFYQAVGKTNAVGIYHETYIVRGGQFEAVYGNMPKFGLAKARGHAPITTRTDSAAQRVRA, encoded by the coding sequence ATGGGAAAATCAATCTTTGGCGGACGCTACACGGTAGAGGACAGGGAACAGGATATTGTCGTGTTCCTGATCGGAATGAGGGTGAACAAATGGTGGGCCGTCCATCAATGGTGGCCGGTCTTTACAGCGATGCCGCCAATGATTCGCGAACTGTATACGAACCCGGGGCTTGGCTTTCTCTCCTTGGAGACGACCGTCAATTTCAGAACGATCTTGATGGTTCAATATTGGCGTTCCTTCGAGGATCTGACAGCCTATGCGCGGGGGCCGGAGCATTTGAAGGCATGGCGGCGATTCTATCAAGCGGTCGGGAAAACGAATGCGGTCGGCATCTATCATGAAACGTATATCGTACGAGGAGGCCAGTTCGAGGCCGTCTACGGCAATATGCCGAAGTTCGGCCTGGCCAAGGCGCGGGGACATGCGCCCATCACGACTCGGACCGATTCCGCGGCGCAGCGGGTCCGGGCTTGA
- the infC gene encoding translation initiation factor IF-3 has product MIKNEKIRAAEVELTGLNGEKLGVVPTSEALALAKKLKVDLVCLSLMSSPPPCKLIGAGAAKQEAQQARKAERQPKVKEIRLTPQIEDHDYETKKNQAERILRAGDSVQLVIRIKGKEGALAQQILERLLQDLRPAGTKRTGIQLSGKQAMVQVDPAPGAEA; this is encoded by the coding sequence ATGATTAAGAACGAGAAGATACGGGCTGCCGAAGTCGAATTGACCGGTCTGAACGGGGAAAAGCTCGGCGTCGTGCCGACCTCGGAGGCGCTCGCGCTGGCGAAAAAGCTGAAGGTGGATCTCGTCTGCCTGTCGCTGATGAGCAGTCCGCCTCCCTGCAAGCTGATCGGAGCGGGAGCGGCCAAGCAGGAGGCGCAGCAGGCCCGCAAGGCGGAGCGCCAGCCGAAGGTGAAGGAGATTCGCCTGACGCCGCAGATCGAGGATCATGACTATGAGACGAAGAAAAACCAGGCGGAACGGATCCTGCGCGCCGGAGATTCGGTGCAGCTCGTCATCCGCATCAAGGGCAAGGAAGGCGCGCTGGCGCAGCAGATCCTCGAGCGGCTGCTGCAGGATCTGCGTCCGGCAGGAACGAAGCGGACCGGCATCCAATTGAGCGGCAAGCAGGCGATGGTGCAGGTCGATCCGGCGCCGGGCGCGGAAGCATAA
- a CDS encoding GNAT family N-acetyltransferase, with protein MQIRKWNTEEKPPMELLLLADPSTDLVQEYLGRGTCFVAEQDGEVVGVYVLLPTRPSTIELVNVAVAESHQGQGIGKRLVLHAVETAKALGYQTIEVGTGSTSISQLALYQKCGFRMTGIDRDFFVRHYDEEIYENGMLLRDMVRLAQDVQPLK; from the coding sequence ATGCAGATTCGAAAATGGAACACGGAGGAGAAGCCTCCGATGGAATTGCTGCTGCTGGCAGACCCGTCGACGGACCTCGTGCAGGAGTATCTCGGGCGGGGAACCTGCTTCGTTGCGGAACAGGACGGGGAAGTCGTCGGCGTCTATGTGCTGCTGCCGACCCGGCCAAGCACAATTGAGCTGGTCAACGTCGCCGTCGCGGAGAGTCACCAGGGACAGGGCATCGGCAAGCGGCTCGTCCTTCACGCGGTCGAGACCGCCAAGGCGCTCGGTTACCAGACGATAGAAGTAGGTACCGGCAGCACCAGCATAAGCCAGCTCGCGCTCTACCAGAAATGCGGGTTCCGGATGACGGGCATCGACCGCGATTTCTTCGTTCGCCATTATGACGAGGAAATCTACGAGAACGGCATGCTGCTGCGGGATATGGTGCGTCTGGCGCAAGATGTGCAGCCATTGAAATGA
- a CDS encoding DUF559 domain-containing protein — MSFEEAHASFIRHHLQRRTGERKGRLERGHRDAEKLFCRNVWWPLRGSFDQLHPEYEVLDWRGLSYFCDFAWLSPHVKLIIEIKGFVPHVRNMDRQKYCNELNRETFLSAVGFQVISFAYDDVADRPELGMTLLRMVMSRYHADSAPVGLHSLAERETIRLACTLGRPLRPIDVERHLRVNHRKAVGTLQSLCDKGWFTPVTRGAGKYVVRYELRAGALDYL, encoded by the coding sequence GTGAGTTTTGAAGAAGCGCATGCATCGTTTATCCGGCACCACTTGCAGAGAAGAACGGGTGAACGAAAGGGACGGCTGGAGCGGGGACACCGTGACGCAGAGAAGCTGTTTTGCCGCAACGTATGGTGGCCGCTTCGGGGCAGCTTTGACCAGCTGCATCCGGAATATGAAGTGCTTGATTGGCGGGGCCTGTCCTATTTCTGCGATTTCGCCTGGCTGTCCCCGCATGTCAAGCTGATCATCGAGATCAAAGGCTTCGTTCCCCATGTCCGAAACATGGATAGGCAGAAGTACTGCAATGAACTGAACCGGGAGACGTTTTTGTCCGCTGTCGGGTTCCAAGTCATCTCCTTCGCTTATGACGACGTCGCTGACCGTCCCGAACTGGGCATGACGCTGCTCCGCATGGTAATGAGCCGCTATCACGCAGACTCCGCGCCTGTCGGCCTGCATAGTCTGGCGGAACGGGAAACTATCCGGCTCGCCTGCACCCTCGGCCGTCCGCTCCGCCCCATCGACGTGGAGAGACATTTACGCGTAAACCATCGCAAAGCGGTGGGAACGCTGCAGTCGCTATGTGACAAGGGATGGTTTACGCCTGTCACCAGGGGGGCGGGGAAATACGTTGTGCGTTATGAGCTTAGGGCGGGTGCGCTAGACTATTTGTAG
- the secA2 gene encoding accessory Sec system translocase SecA2 translates to MESIYYRLRNRLERELQFRKLKPYAERLQAIRALSLEQEADARLRERGCRLLQAARSGACADELLIESYALTNEAVRRMLNIRLYDVQLLAGLALHDGKLAEMQTGEGKTLAAVLPACLHALSGKGVHIMTFNDYLAGRDAAWMGPVYEYLGLTAGCVREGMSSAERRAAYAADVTYVTAKEAGFDYLRDGLCMDSESLVQRPFHLALIDEADSILIDEARVPLVVAGEGKPPGYRAEAERMAALAKRLRPGLDYDVDDAGGQVYLTEMGAERAEALLGCGSLYDPEQSGLLAGLHHALHAEALLRRDVDYIVREGRVELVDEFTGRIVDKRRWPDGVQSAVEAKEGVAPQPGGRILGMITLQHLLSLYPLICGMSGTVRSAADELRDTYQLEVAVIPPNRPCRRQDEPPLVFPSLRGKQRALLAEIASVHRTGRPILAGTASVAESERLARDLEQAGVPCCVLNAKHDAEEAELIARAGTWGAVTISTNMAGRGVDIVLGGGDPAQYAQIAQLGGLYVIGTNLHDSRRLDDQLRGRSGRQGDPGMSRFFLSLEDSLLHRYGRVYPFPERWKSAAPDKPLRAAAVHRLLAHIQRVAEGRNAERRRMLNRYADVLEQQRRIIAAWRRDVLMEEAQPSLKLAEDAERRERMCRRWGAERVCRLEKRVTLLNIDRRWSDYVDYVSAVREGLHLEGLSRQDPLDQYHQRLIRAFADLPHLIEDGIRQELRALDETGPDAWQDVAREIGLEGAPPQQSTWTYLLHDHVVPNRFSLF, encoded by the coding sequence ATGGAATCTATTTATTATCGCTTGCGGAACCGATTGGAGCGCGAGCTCCAGTTCCGGAAGCTCAAGCCTTACGCGGAACGCCTCCAGGCGATACGCGCTCTCTCCTTGGAACAGGAGGCGGATGCCCGGCTTCGGGAGAGGGGGTGCCGGCTGCTTCAAGCGGCAAGGAGCGGAGCCTGCGCTGATGAGCTCCTCATCGAATCATACGCCCTGACGAACGAGGCGGTGCGGCGCATGCTGAATATCCGCTTGTACGATGTCCAGCTTCTTGCCGGCCTGGCCCTGCATGACGGGAAGCTGGCCGAGATGCAGACCGGGGAAGGGAAGACCTTGGCCGCCGTGCTTCCGGCCTGTCTGCATGCCTTATCTGGCAAGGGCGTGCATATCATGACGTTCAATGATTATTTGGCGGGCCGGGATGCCGCGTGGATGGGACCGGTGTACGAATACCTCGGCCTTACGGCAGGTTGTGTCCGCGAGGGAATGTCTTCCGCCGAACGCAGGGCGGCTTATGCGGCGGATGTGACGTATGTGACGGCGAAGGAGGCGGGCTTCGATTATTTGCGGGACGGTCTCTGCATGGATTCGGAGTCGCTGGTGCAGCGCCCCTTCCATCTGGCGCTGATCGACGAGGCCGATTCCATCCTGATCGATGAGGCAAGAGTGCCGCTCGTCGTCGCGGGCGAGGGGAAGCCGCCCGGGTACCGGGCCGAGGCGGAGAGAATGGCGGCCTTGGCGAAGCGGCTGCGGCCGGGGCTTGATTATGATGTGGATGACGCCGGCGGGCAGGTCTATTTGACGGAGATGGGGGCGGAACGGGCGGAAGCGCTCCTCGGATGCGGCAGCCTGTATGATCCGGAACAGTCCGGCCTGCTCGCGGGTCTGCACCACGCGCTTCACGCGGAAGCGCTGCTGCGGCGCGATGTCGATTACATCGTCCGGGAGGGGCGGGTCGAGCTCGTTGACGAATTCACCGGCCGCATTGTAGACAAACGCCGGTGGCCGGACGGGGTGCAGTCGGCCGTAGAGGCGAAGGAGGGCGTGGCGCCGCAGCCCGGCGGCCGCATTCTCGGCATGATTACGCTGCAGCATTTGCTGAGCCTCTATCCGTTGATCTGCGGCATGTCGGGCACCGTCCGCTCCGCGGCGGACGAACTGCGGGACACCTATCAGTTGGAGGTGGCCGTCATTCCTCCGAATCGGCCATGCCGGAGGCAGGATGAGCCCCCGCTCGTCTTTCCGAGCTTGCGGGGCAAGCAGCGGGCGCTGCTGGCCGAGATCGCCTCGGTCCACCGGACGGGGCGGCCGATTCTCGCCGGAACGGCAAGCGTGGCGGAATCGGAGCGGCTGGCACGCGATTTGGAGCAGGCGGGCGTGCCCTGCTGCGTGCTGAATGCGAAGCATGACGCGGAGGAGGCGGAGCTGATCGCGCGGGCAGGGACCTGGGGCGCGGTCACCATCTCGACGAACATGGCCGGCCGGGGCGTCGACATCGTGCTCGGCGGCGGGGATCCCGCCCAATATGCCCAGATCGCGCAGCTTGGGGGCCTGTACGTCATCGGCACCAATCTGCATGATAGCCGCCGCCTCGACGATCAGCTCCGGGGGCGCTCGGGCAGGCAGGGAGATCCGGGGATGTCCCGCTTCTTCCTCAGCCTGGAGGATTCGCTGCTGCATCGCTACGGCCGAGTGTATCCGTTCCCGGAACGGTGGAAGTCTGCTGCTCCGGACAAGCCGCTGCGAGCGGCTGCCGTCCACCGCCTGCTCGCCCATATTCAGCGGGTGGCGGAAGGACGGAATGCGGAGCGGCGCCGCATGTTGAACCGCTACGCCGATGTGCTGGAGCAGCAGCGGCGCATTATCGCGGCCTGGCGCCGAGATGTGCTGATGGAGGAGGCGCAGCCGTCGCTGAAGCTGGCTGAAGATGCGGAGCGGCGTGAGCGCATGTGCCGGCGGTGGGGCGCAGAGCGGGTGTGCCGCCTGGAGAAACGGGTGACCTTGCTGAACATCGATCGTCGTTGGTCCGATTATGTGGATTATGTGTCCGCGGTAAGGGAAGGGCTCCATCTGGAGGGATTGAGCCGTCAGGATCCGCTGGATCAGTACCATCAGCGGCTTATTCGGGCCTTCGCGGACTTGCCGCATCTCATCGAGGACGGCATTCGGCAGGAGCTGCGCGCGCTCGATGAGACCGGGCCGGACGCCTGGCAAGATGTCGCTCGGGAGATCGGGCTGGAGGGTGCGCCGCCACAGCAATCGACCTGGACCTATTTGCTGCACGACCATGTGGTGCCGAACCGATTCTCGCTGTTTTAA
- a CDS encoding flavodoxin, with protein sequence MAKIMLIYASMSGNTEEMADAIAAGVREAGEDLTVMEVTDANAADLAGYDGILLGAYTWGDGELPYEFLDFYDDMEDLDLRGTKAAVFGSCDSCYAQVGKAVDILIDRLRELGSEIVQDGLKVELTPSDSDKELCRAFGRNFVNSLVQGTALKQ encoded by the coding sequence ATGGCAAAGATCATGTTGATATATGCCAGTATGAGCGGAAATACGGAGGAGATGGCCGATGCGATTGCGGCAGGGGTTCGCGAAGCCGGAGAGGATCTCACTGTAATGGAGGTTACGGATGCCAATGCGGCCGACTTGGCCGGATATGACGGAATCCTGCTTGGCGCCTACACTTGGGGAGATGGAGAGCTGCCGTACGAATTTCTCGATTTTTACGATGATATGGAAGACCTTGATCTGCGCGGCACCAAAGCGGCCGTGTTCGGTTCATGCGATTCATGCTATGCCCAGGTGGGCAAAGCGGTCGATATTCTGATTGATCGGCTGCGGGAGTTGGGGAGCGAGATCGTGCAGGACGGCTTGAAAGTCGAGCTGACCCCGTCCGACTCGGACAAAGAATTGTGCCGGGCGTTCGGAAGGAATTTTGTGAACAGCCTCGTTCAGGGGACGGCCTTGAAGCAATAG
- a CDS encoding cobyrinic acid a,c-diamide synthase encodes MSLPGIPVPKERLSDEDIERFVRCRHCYYRKCRNAHESSWVYAAQASVNQIVHAYYSRAPEARTAASVLGDMESYWTPERERFPSEQHYLRIKRSVFHFLHAYLTGETPGHALLLGEKLNVQAVDLGADLSMTLQVAECSDSSLVIRKYVVADEPQVFRAYVQFALVFAYKAFGRLPDRIEIYALMNGSAYAFRPKEEHYHSSLDFVRLMLGVMNEGPAGSGLYH; translated from the coding sequence ATGTCATTGCCGGGAATACCGGTGCCGAAGGAGCGGCTCAGCGATGAGGACATCGAACGGTTCGTCCGCTGCCGGCATTGTTATTATCGCAAGTGCCGGAATGCTCATGAATCGAGCTGGGTATATGCGGCGCAAGCGTCGGTCAATCAGATCGTACATGCGTATTATTCACGTGCTCCCGAGGCAAGAACGGCCGCTTCCGTCCTGGGCGATATGGAGAGCTATTGGACGCCGGAGCGGGAGCGTTTCCCGTCGGAACAGCATTATTTGCGAATCAAGCGTTCGGTATTTCACTTTTTGCATGCATACTTGACCGGGGAAACCCCCGGGCACGCGCTGCTGCTCGGGGAGAAGCTGAACGTCCAAGCTGTGGACTTGGGCGCGGATCTGTCGATGACGCTCCAAGTTGCCGAGTGCTCGGATTCGTCTCTCGTCATACGGAAGTATGTGGTTGCCGATGAGCCGCAAGTGTTTAGAGCCTACGTTCAATTTGCGCTCGTCTTCGCATACAAGGCTTTTGGCCGGCTGCCGGACCGAATCGAAATCTATGCCTTGATGAATGGCTCGGCGTATGCCTTCCGCCCGAAGGAGGAGCATTATCATTCTTCGCTTGATTTTGTGCGCTTGATGCTCGGGGTCATGAATGAGGGGCCGGCGGGCAGCGGCCTGTATCACTAA
- a CDS encoding GNAT family N-acetyltransferase — protein sequence MAAANDAARSLVIQRAASEHIALLQELYVEAARWRAGRGITLWDEHAFTAAYIERFMREKEVFIALADGDGIGCFAIQWSDPEIWRELDHEAAGYLHRLVVSRKYGGMRLGYRLLEWAEEYVKSQGKRFFRLDCMAENKGLNQYYAEAGFAFVRTAAGEGWSANLYEKKLR from the coding sequence ATGGCCGCCGCGAATGACGCCGCCCGCTCGCTTGTGATTCAACGGGCGGCTTCGGAGCATATTGCCCTCTTGCAAGAACTGTATGTGGAAGCTGCCCGCTGGAGAGCCGGCCGCGGCATTACGCTGTGGGATGAACACGCGTTTACCGCTGCGTACATAGAGCGCTTCATGCGGGAGAAGGAAGTGTTCATTGCCTTGGCGGACGGGGACGGAATCGGGTGCTTTGCCATTCAATGGAGCGATCCGGAGATATGGCGAGAGCTTGATCATGAGGCAGCGGGCTACCTGCATCGGCTCGTCGTCAGCCGAAAATATGGCGGAATGAGGCTGGGATACAGGCTGCTGGAGTGGGCCGAGGAATATGTGAAAAGCCAAGGGAAACGGTTCTTCCGGCTGGATTGCATGGCCGAAAATAAAGGCCTGAACCAGTATTATGCGGAAGCGGGTTTTGCATTTGTGCGGACAGCGGCCGGAGAAGGCTGGAGCGCCAATTTATATGAGAAGAAGCTGCGATAA
- a CDS encoding HAD family hydrolase: protein MAIKAIALDFDGLIVDTETASYDSFCELVRSFDLDMPLEVWKEWVGGIQTWQLACDYLDEQLGKPVDREGLHRRHREMYTALIAELDVMPGVKQLLEDARRTGLRVALASSASAAWAVEHIKRCGLLDYFDVLQTRDDAAKVKPDPEIYRKAVEKLGVKPEETIAFEDSLVGTMAAKAAGLSCVAVPNRVTRLFSFEHADLQLASLADMSLEEIIRTLEQSRAAAQG from the coding sequence GTGGCGATCAAGGCGATTGCGTTGGATTTTGACGGACTTATTGTGGATACGGAGACGGCCAGCTACGATTCCTTCTGCGAGCTCGTTCGGAGCTTCGATCTGGACATGCCGCTGGAGGTATGGAAGGAGTGGGTCGGCGGCATTCAGACATGGCAGCTGGCCTGCGATTACTTGGATGAGCAGCTCGGCAAGCCTGTCGATCGGGAGGGGCTGCACCGCCGCCACCGGGAAATGTACACCGCCTTAATCGCGGAATTGGACGTAATGCCGGGCGTGAAGCAGCTCCTGGAGGATGCCCGCCGCACCGGCCTGCGCGTGGCCCTCGCCTCCAGCGCTTCGGCCGCCTGGGCCGTAGAGCATATCAAGCGCTGCGGGCTCCTGGACTATTTCGATGTGCTGCAGACGCGGGACGATGCCGCCAAGGTGAAGCCGGATCCGGAGATATACCGGAAAGCGGTGGAGAAGCTCGGGGTGAAGCCGGAGGAGACGATCGCGTTCGAGGATTCCCTTGTCGGGACGATGGCGGCAAAGGCGGCCGGTCTGTCTTGCGTCGCCGTGCCGAATCGGGTGACGCGTCTTTTCTCGTTCGAGCATGCCGATCTGCAATTGGCCTCACTGGCGGATATGAGTCTGGAGGAAATCATCCGCACGTTGGAGCAATCCCGGGCCGCGGCCCAAGGATGA
- a CDS encoding DMT family transporter: MNSFPKLKLTLSMAIFGSVGFFSQQTGLPALELVFVRCICATLFLSLCWVLTGQAKRERYIGREVIQVLACGVFLVLNWVFLFRSFETMSVTISISIYHLAPVFVLILGSFLFREKMTPLAALSILVCFVGTLFVIGLDQGLSWDEVWSTGAGWALLAALFYAGTTLLGKGIHVMSAYLMTVLQTLLGVFLLLPFVDFGAFHSLTPSNWAYIAATGLIHTGFVYYLFFDSLRNLSARIISALIFVDPAVAILLDTVFTGFRPTPLQVAGIVLIFAGMAGSLWKPEPKRDYLAA; the protein is encoded by the coding sequence ATGAATTCATTCCCCAAATTGAAGTTGACGCTGTCGATGGCTATCTTCGGTTCCGTCGGCTTTTTCTCGCAGCAGACGGGCTTGCCCGCGCTGGAATTGGTGTTCGTCCGCTGCATCTGCGCGACCTTGTTCCTCAGCCTGTGCTGGGTGCTGACCGGGCAGGCCAAGCGGGAGCGGTACATCGGAAGAGAAGTGATTCAGGTTCTGGCGTGCGGCGTGTTCCTCGTCTTGAACTGGGTCTTTCTGTTCCGATCCTTCGAGACGATGTCGGTCACCATCTCGATTTCAATCTATCATCTCGCGCCTGTCTTCGTCCTCATCTTGGGGAGCTTCCTGTTCCGTGAGAAAATGACGCCGCTGGCGGCGCTCTCCATCCTCGTCTGCTTCGTCGGAACGCTGTTCGTCATCGGCCTCGATCAGGGCTTGTCGTGGGATGAGGTGTGGTCTACGGGCGCGGGGTGGGCGCTGCTGGCCGCGCTGTTCTACGCCGGGACGACGCTGCTGGGCAAAGGCATCCACGTTATGAGCGCCTACCTGATGACGGTGCTGCAGACGCTGTTGGGCGTTTTTCTGCTGCTGCCCTTTGTGGACTTCGGCGCGTTCCACAGTCTGACGCCATCTAATTGGGCATATATTGCGGCGACCGGGCTGATCCATACCGGTTTTGTCTACTATTTGTTTTTTGACAGCCTCCGCAATTTGTCGGCACGGATTATCTCCGCACTCATCTTTGTCGATCCGGCGGTCGCCATTTTGCTTGATACGGTCTTTACCGGATTTCGCCCGACTCCGCTGCAGGTTGCCGGCATCGTGCTTATTTTTGCCGGGATGGCCGGATCGCTGTGGAAGCCGGAGCCCAAGCGGGACTACCTTGCGGCCTGA
- a CDS encoding MmcQ/YjbR family DNA-binding protein codes for MEPREGMTSPEGREMLERVRRICGTLPEVEELIDGFGHNTFKVKGKSFVIMGEKGKVPGLSFKSDRETQDILLQQGGFEKTPYIGHYGWVSVKTDEPLDWAELGELIEEAYLRAAPKRLVKQVKPEI; via the coding sequence ATGGAACCAAGAGAAGGCATGACATCGCCGGAAGGGCGGGAGATGCTGGAGCGGGTGCGCCGCATCTGCGGCACGCTGCCGGAAGTGGAAGAGCTCATTGACGGATTCGGCCACAACACCTTCAAGGTGAAGGGCAAATCCTTCGTCATTATGGGGGAAAAAGGCAAAGTGCCCGGCCTGTCCTTCAAGTCGGACCGGGAGACGCAGGACATTTTGCTCCAGCAAGGCGGCTTTGAGAAGACGCCTTATATCGGCCATTACGGCTGGGTATCGGTCAAGACGGATGAGCCTTTGGATTGGGCTGAGCTGGGCGAGTTAATCGAGGAGGCTTATTTGCGCGCGGCTCCGAAGCGGCTCGTGAAGCAGGTGAAGCCGGAAATCTGA
- a CDS encoding TetR/AcrR family transcriptional regulator: protein MDKRDVLLQAALSEFSMKGYEAASTNRIIQSAGVSKGILFHYYGDKQSLYMAVVRYCNDFVMEAMQREMEHMSDDVFEALVQLSAAKRKLFLEHAPIFGVLRSAFASPPKALRQELKQMQQQMENQYVPLLKERVNHAHFREGIDPDQALRFILLSLEALVAHQMAQNGPPSIDDATIEGGADLTPFLDMLKYGVYRKGEDGYED, encoded by the coding sequence ATGGACAAACGGGATGTGCTGCTTCAAGCGGCCTTGTCGGAGTTTTCCATGAAAGGCTATGAAGCCGCTTCGACGAATCGGATAATCCAATCTGCTGGCGTATCCAAGGGCATCTTGTTTCATTATTACGGGGATAAGCAGTCGCTATATATGGCCGTGGTCCGGTATTGCAACGATTTCGTCATGGAAGCGATGCAGCGCGAGATGGAACATATGTCAGACGATGTCTTCGAGGCGCTGGTTCAGCTCTCTGCCGCCAAGCGCAAGCTGTTCCTGGAGCATGCTCCGATATTCGGCGTGCTTCGCTCCGCCTTTGCCAGCCCTCCGAAGGCATTGCGCCAAGAACTGAAGCAGATGCAGCAGCAGATGGAGAATCAATACGTCCCGCTGCTGAAGGAGCGAGTGAATCACGCGCATTTCCGCGAAGGGATCGATCCCGATCAGGCCCTCCGATTTATCCTGCTCTCCCTGGAAGCGCTCGTTGCGCATCAGATGGCACAGAACGGCCCCCCTTCGATCGACGATGCCACGATAGAAGGGGGCGCGGATCTGACGCCTTTTCTTGATATGTTAAAGTACGGAGTCTACAGAAAAGGAGAAGACGGTTATGAAGATTAA